The genome window GCCGAATCCGGAAGAGCAAATGCAAGAAATTGCGGCGGAACGTACTGAAATCGAACGTGAACTTAACCAAGCCGCAGGCAACGAACAGCAATTGCGTACTCAATTAGATTCAGCAAAAGCGAAATTGCAAATGTTGAATAAAATTCTACCGCTTGTCAGCTTGTTAGAAGATGAAACGCTCGCTGATCGTGCCGAAGAATGTCGTGCACAGTTAGATGAAGCGGAAGAAGATGAACAGTTTGTTCGCCAATTCGGTAATTACTTAACTCAATTAGAACCGATTGTCGCGAGCTTGAAGAGCGATCCGGCGAAGTTTGAGCAGTTGGAGCAAGATTACCAACAAGCTAAAGCGGAGCAAAAACAAGTTCAACAAAAAGTTTTTGCACTGTCTGATGTGATTCAACGTCGTGTGCATTTTAGCTATGAAGAAGCGATCGGTTCGGAAGGATCTGCATTAACCGAACAATTACGAGCTCGTTTAGAGAGAGCACAACGTGAACGTGAGCAAGCTCGTGATCAATTACGTCAAGCACAAGCGCAATTTACTCAATACAACCAAGTTTTAACCGGTTTACGCAGTTCGTGTGATGCGAAAACACAGATGTTGCAAGAGCTGATTCGTGAAATTGATGACTTAGGTGTACGTGGTGATATCGGTGCGGAAGAGCGTGCAAGAGCCCGCCGTGACGAATTACAACAACGTTTAAGCCAACAGCGTTCTCGTAAAGGTTATTTAGATAAACAATTAGGTACGATTGAAGCGGAAATTGATAATTTAACTCGTACGCTACGTAAAGCGGAACGTGATTACCACACACAACGTGAATTAGTGGTACAAGCGAAAGTCAGTTGGTGCTTGGTACTTAAACTTTCGCGTAACAGCGATGTGGAAAAACGTCTGAATCGTCGTGAGTTAGCTTATCAATCGGCGGAAGAATTACGTTCGATTTCCGATAAAGCGTTAGGTGCTTTACGTACCGCTGTGGCGGATAACGAATATCTCCGTGACAGCCTACGAGCTTCGGAAGATAGCCGTAAGCCGGAAAATAAAGTAGCGTTCTTTATTGCGGTTTATCAGCACTTACGTGAGCGTATTCGTCAGGATATTATCAAAACCGATGATCCGATTGATGCGATTGAACAAATGGAAATCGAGTTATCTCGTTTAACCAACGAATTAACCAGCCGTGAGAAAAAATTAGCAATCAGTGCGGAATCTGTGGCAAATATCTTACGTAAAACGATTCAACGTGAGCAAAACCGTATCTTGCGGCTTAACCAAGGGTTACAAAATATTGCCTTCGGTCAGGTGAAAGGCGTTCGCTTAGTCGTGAATATTCGTGATACGCACGCAATCCTACTGAACGCATTGAGCAATGGTAGAGAAGAGCATAAAGACTTATTCGACAGCCAAAAACTCAGTTTCTCAGAAGCGTTGGCAATGTTGTATAAACGTGTGAATCCGCATATTGAAATGGGGCAACGTACGCCACAAACGATTGGTGAAGAGTTATTGGATTACCGTAACTATTTAGATCTTGAAGTAGAAACCTTCCGTGGCGCAGACGGTTGGATGCGTGCGGAAAGTAGTGCACTTTCAACCGGTGAGGCGATCGGTACCGGTATGTCAATCCTGTTAATGGTGGTACAAAGCTGGGAAGAAGAGTCTCGCCGTATGCGTGCGAAAGATATTTTACCTAGCCGCTTATTATTCCTTGATGAAGTAGGCACGTTTGGATGCAACTTCAATCAATACCTTGTTTGAATTGTGCGAACGTTTAGATATGCAGTTATTGATTGCCGCACCGGAAAATATCAGCCCGGAACGTGGTACGACTTATAAATTGGTGCGTAAAATTACCAATAACCAAGAGTATGTACATGTGGTCGGATTGAAAGGGTTTGGGCAACACTAAAGCGTAAATTTACAAGCGGTCAGAAATTGCAAAAAAATTGCAAAATCTGACCGCTTAATTTTTTAGGAAGATAAAATGATAACAAGAAAAGAACAGCGCAGACTTTCATTTTTACGGGTATTTGCATTTTCACTGTCCGCATTTATTTTTAATACCACGGAATTTATTCCAGTAGCCTTACTTTCGGACATCGCGGCGAGTTTTAGTATGGAAACGGCAACAACCGGCTTAATGATCACTGCTTATGCATGGGTGGTGTTTCTTGCTTCTTTACCTTTTATCTTGCTTACCGCAAAAGTAGAACGAAAGCGTTTGTTGCTTGTGTTGTTTGCGGTATTTATTGTGTGTCATGCGATTTCTTATTTCGCCACCAGCTTTGCTATGTTGTTGGTGTCTCGAATTGGGATCGCACTTACTCACGCTATTTTCTGGTCAATAACTGCTTCGCTAGTGATTCGAGTTGCACCGAAAGATAAGAAACAACAGGCACTAGGGCTATTAGCGTTAGGTAGCTCATTGGCGATGATTCTCGGCTTGCCGTTAGGGCGAATGATTGGACAAGCATTCGGTTGGCGTGAAACTTTTGCTCTGATTGGTATTATCGCTTTAGGCATTATGTTAGTAATGTGGAAGTTATTACCGCATTTACCAAGTAAAAACTCGGGCTCATTAGCCAGTTTGCCGATTTTAATCAAGCGTCCGATGTTAATCGGTATCTATTTGCTCACGGTAGTCGTGATCTCTGGGCATTTTACCGGCTATAGTTATATCGAACCATTTATGGTGAAGATCAGCCAAACGAGTGAGCAAACCGGTACGGCAATTTTATTAGTGTTCGGCTTAGCCGGTGTGGTGGCAAGTTTCTTATTCGGGCGTTTGTATCCGAAAGCACCGAAGAAATTTATTATCGTGAATATGGCACTCATTATGCTAATGCAACTCTGTTTATTACCATTTAGCGATCATCTTGTAGCGATGTTCGGTATCGTGTTTATTTGGGGAATTGGCATTACTGCGATGAGTATCGCATTGCAAATGCAAGTGTTGGATCTCGCACCGGATGCGACCGATGTAGCAACGGCAATTTATTCAGGTATTTATAATGTTGGGATTGGTGGCGGAGCATTAATCGGTAGTCAAGTGATTCAGCATATCGGCTTACCTTATATCGGATTAATTGGTAGCGGATTAGCAGGGATTGCGATCTTGTGGTTTGTATTTATTTCGCTACGCTATCGAGTGATCAAATAATCGTTTAGAAGGCAAATAAAAAGTGGGCTAATCGCCCACTTTTTTGTTTTCGCTTAGAGAGCGGTTTGGAAAATTACACTTTCCGCTTTTTGTACATAATTTGGTAGCTGATCAAAATTGAGGTAACGATAAACTTCATTGTGTTGTTCATCGAGCGTTGCAACTGCTTCCAAATATTCTTGCGGTGATGGTAAACGCCCTAAAATCGGCGCGACAGACGCAAGTTCTGCGGAAGCGAGATAGACGTTTGCACCTTGTCCTAAACGGTTAGGGAAGTTACGAGTTGAGGTTGAAACCACTGAAGAGTTTGGACGTACACGAGCTTGGTTACCCATACAGAGCGAACAACCTGGCATTTCGGTGCGTGCGCCGGAACGTCCGTAGATATTGTAGTAACCTTCTTCGGATAAGCGAGCCGCATCCATTTTGGTTGGCGGTGCAAGCCATAAACGTGTATTGATTTCACCATTCACTTGGCTGAGTAATTTACCCGCGACACGGAAGTGCCCAATATTGGTCATACAAGAACCGATAAACACTTCATCAATTTTATTGCCTTGTACTTCAGATAATAAACGTGCATCATCAGGATCATTCGGTACACATAAAATCGGCTCTTTGATCTCATCTAAGTTGATCTCGATAATTTCAGCATATTCTGCATCACTATCCGCTTCTAGCATTTCCGGGTTTGCGAGCCATGTTTCCATTGCTTTAATACGATTTTCAAGTGCTTGTGCATCTTTATAGCCGTCAGCAATCATTGTTTTCAGTAATACTACGTTTGAACGTAAATATTCTTCAATTGATGCTTGACTTAACTTAATTGTACAAGCGTACGCCGAACGCTCTGCAGTCGCATCGGAAAGTTCAAATGCTTGTTCTGCGGTGAGGTGTTCTAATCCTTCAATCTCAAGGATTCTGCCGGAGAAAACATTTTTCTTATTCGCTTTTTCTACGGTGAGTAAGCCTTTTTGGATAGCGTAATAAGGAATCGCATGAACTAAATCGCGTAAGGTAATGCCTTTCTGTATCGTACCAGTAAAGCGAACTAACACGGATTCCGGCATATCAAGTGGCATCATAC of Actinobacillus arthritidis contains these proteins:
- a CDS encoding sugar transporter translates to MITRKEQRRLSFLRVFAFSLSAFIFNTTEFIPVALLSDIAASFSMETATTGLMITAYAWVVFLASLPFILLTAKVERKRLLLVLFAVFIVCHAISYFATSFAMLLVSRIGIALTHAIFWSITASLVIRVAPKDKKQQALGLLALGSSLAMILGLPLGRMIGQAFGWRETFALIGIIALGIMLVMWKLLPHLPSKNSGSLASLPILIKRPMLIGIYLLTVVVISGHFTGYSYIEPFMVKISQTSEQTGTAILLVFGLAGVVASFLFGRLYPKAPKKFIIVNMALIMLMQLCLLPFSDHLVAMFGIVFIWGIGITAMSIALQMQVLDLAPDATDVATAIYSGIYNVGIGGGALIGSQVIQHIGLPYIGLIGSGLAGIAILWFVFISLRYRVIK